The Cellulophaga sp. L1A9 genome window below encodes:
- a CDS encoding response regulator transcription factor: MIKVLIADNHPVVRAGIKFVLDTASDFEVIADVSTTTELFENLERISPDVVMLEMDIPEINGIATLRRIKAEYPDVKVLIYSGQSEDVYALSTIRAGAYGYLSKAADLDYIISAVRKVSKGDMFITNELAQRLAFDEGTKKPRRFFRKLSTREVEVLKMLASGKRNKDVAIGLNLNEKTVSTYKARLMRKLNVDNLVDLLQQAKALELY, encoded by the coding sequence ATGATCAAAGTATTAATTGCTGATAACCATCCAGTTGTAAGAGCGGGAATTAAGTTTGTATTAGATACAGCATCGGATTTTGAGGTTATTGCAGATGTCTCAACGACAACAGAATTGTTTGAAAATTTAGAAAGAATAAGCCCAGATGTAGTCATGTTAGAGATGGACATACCCGAAATTAACGGTATTGCCACTTTAAGAAGAATTAAAGCTGAGTATCCTGATGTAAAAGTTCTTATTTATAGTGGTCAATCTGAAGACGTTTACGCCCTTAGCACTATTAGAGCAGGAGCATATGGTTACTTATCCAAAGCTGCTGATTTAGATTATATTATTTCTGCTGTAAGAAAAGTAAGCAAAGGCGATATGTTCATTACCAATGAACTTGCACAGAGACTTGCTTTTGACGAAGGCACAAAAAAGCCAAGAAGATTTTTCAGAAAACTATCTACTAGAGAAGTTGAAGTTTTAAAAATGTTAGCTAGTGGTAAACGTAACAAAGATGTTGCTATTGGCTTAAACTTAAACGAAAAAACAGTTAGTACCTACAAAGCACGTTTAATGCGTAAACTTAATGTAGACAACTTAGTAGATTTATTACAACAAGCAAAAGCCTTGGAGTTATATTAA
- the gldB gene encoding gliding motility lipoprotein GldB: MKKLIFALLIVISFFFYNCEEEDKVAQEIDKISVDVQVDRFDQEFAKTTVENLGATKAKYPYLFPQQYADSVWMLKLQDTIQIELNTEVEKVFPNFDTETEELTRFFQHVKYYFPKFPIPRVVTLTSDVSYGSRVILADTLLLIGLDNYLGKEHKFYKGFQNYISNGLDKQYIISDVASEFSATVMPRQIGRTFLDQLVYYGKELYLKDKLLPFKSEAQRIGYSQEQLEWAEANEEQIWRYFVERELLYSTEKQLQPRFIEPAPFSKFQLELDNESPGRIGQYMGWQIVRAFMANNDITLQQLLTIPTEEIFNKSNYKPRK, translated from the coding sequence ATGAAGAAGTTAATTTTTGCTCTTTTAATAGTTATATCATTCTTTTTTTACAATTGTGAGGAAGAAGATAAGGTAGCTCAAGAGATTGATAAAATATCGGTGGATGTTCAAGTAGATCGTTTTGATCAGGAGTTTGCGAAAACAACAGTAGAAAACCTGGGGGCAACCAAAGCTAAATATCCTTATTTATTTCCGCAGCAATATGCAGATAGTGTTTGGATGTTAAAATTGCAGGATACGATTCAAATAGAATTAAATACAGAAGTAGAAAAAGTATTTCCAAACTTTGATACGGAAACAGAAGAGTTAACACGCTTTTTTCAACATGTAAAGTATTATTTTCCAAAGTTTCCAATTCCAAGAGTGGTTACCTTAACTTCAGATGTTAGTTATGGTAGTAGGGTTATTTTAGCAGATACGCTGTTGTTAATTGGGTTGGATAACTATTTAGGCAAGGAACATAAATTTTATAAAGGCTTTCAGAATTATATTTCAAACGGACTAGATAAGCAATATATTATCAGTGATGTAGCTTCAGAGTTTAGTGCCACAGTAATGCCGCGTCAGATAGGAAGAACTTTTTTAGATCAATTGGTGTATTACGGTAAAGAATTGTACTTAAAAGATAAGTTATTGCCTTTTAAGTCAGAAGCGCAACGTATTGGGTATTCTCAAGAGCAATTAGAATGGGCAGAAGCTAATGAAGAGCAAATTTGGCGTTATTTTGTGGAGCGAGAACTCCTGTATAGTACGGAAAAACAATTGCAACCAAGATTTATAGAACCGGCTCCATTTTCAAAATTTCAATTAGAGTTAGATAATGAATCACCTGGTCGTATAGGACAGTATATGGGGTGGCAAATAGTGCGTGCGTTCATGGCAAATAATGATATAACCTTACAGCAATTACTAACCATACCTACAGAAGAAATTTTTAATAAATCAAATTACAAACCTAGAAAATAA
- the mraZ gene encoding division/cell wall cluster transcriptional repressor MraZ has protein sequence MINFIGTYDCKADAKGRVMLPVALKNQMSPVLTDGFVIKRSVFQPCLELYPMKEWNLLMEKMNKKNRFIKKNNDFIRRFSAGVKVVEIDATGRLLIPKNLIDVANIAKEVVLSSAINIIEIWDKDSYEKVLEDTTLDFAELAEEVMGGDEDELS, from the coding sequence GTGATCAATTTCATTGGAACATATGATTGTAAAGCGGACGCTAAAGGTAGGGTAATGCTGCCTGTTGCGCTTAAAAACCAGATGTCTCCGGTGTTAACAGATGGTTTTGTAATCAAGCGTTCTGTCTTTCAGCCTTGTCTAGAATTGTATCCAATGAAAGAGTGGAATCTTTTAATGGAGAAAATGAATAAAAAAAATCGCTTCATCAAAAAGAACAATGATTTTATACGTCGTTTTTCTGCGGGTGTTAAAGTGGTAGAGATTGATGCGACGGGAAGATTATTAATTCCTAAGAACTTAATTGATGTTGCAAATATAGCAAAAGAGGTAGTGTTAAGTTCAGCTATAAATATTATTGAAATTTGGGATAAAGACAGCTACGAAAAAGTGTTGGAGGATACCACTCTTGACTTTGCGGAGTTGGCAGAAGAAGTAATGGGAGGAGACGAAGATGAATTATCATAA
- a CDS encoding UDP-N-acetylmuramoyl-L-alanyl-D-glutamate--2,6-diaminopimelate ligase, whose product MRALKDILFGVSITAVSGSTSVVVNSICFDSRIVTVDDVFIAIKGTITDGHEYIAKAISLGAKTIICEEMPVTIVDGVTYVAVDNGNKALAIMASNFYDNPSKNLRLVGVTGTNGKTTVSSLLYQLFKKAGFKVGLISTIKIMVDDTEYKTSHTTPDAMTINHHLKLMNDVGVEFCFMEVSSHGIHQKRTEGLAFEGAIFTNLSHDHLDYHKTFAEYRDTKKLLFDNLPKKAFALTNIDDKNGLVILQNTKARKYTYALKTYADYKAQILENQFNGQLLKIDGHEVWSKLIGDFNAYNMLAIYGTAHLLGLEQLEILRLLSELENVDGRFQYFISKERITAIVDYAHTPDALKNVLDTINKLRTGNENVITVVGCGGDRDRSKRPVMGRIASEMSTTVVFTSDNPRTEKPEDILKEIEAGVEAQNVRKTLTIENREQAIKTACQLANSNDIILIAGKGHETYQEINGVRAHFDDYEMVQSLLKNLNK is encoded by the coding sequence ATGAGAGCACTTAAAGACATATTGTTTGGGGTAAGTATTACTGCGGTTAGCGGTTCTACTTCTGTTGTGGTAAATTCTATTTGCTTCGATTCGCGTATCGTAACTGTAGATGATGTTTTTATTGCAATAAAAGGAACTATTACTGATGGACACGAGTATATAGCTAAGGCTATTTCGCTTGGCGCAAAGACAATTATCTGTGAGGAAATGCCAGTAACTATTGTCGATGGTGTTACGTATGTCGCCGTAGATAATGGAAATAAAGCCTTGGCAATTATGGCGTCTAATTTTTATGACAATCCGTCTAAAAATTTAAGACTAGTTGGTGTTACAGGAACAAACGGGAAAACAACGGTAAGTAGCTTGTTGTATCAACTATTTAAGAAAGCAGGTTTTAAGGTGGGACTTATTTCTACCATAAAAATCATGGTAGACGATACTGAATATAAAACGAGCCATACGACGCCAGATGCTATGACAATAAATCATCATTTAAAATTGATGAATGATGTGGGGGTTGAATTCTGTTTTATGGAGGTGAGTTCTCATGGGATACACCAAAAACGTACAGAAGGTTTAGCTTTTGAAGGAGCTATTTTTACAAATCTATCTCATGATCATTTAGATTATCATAAAACCTTTGCGGAGTATAGGGATACTAAAAAATTACTTTTTGATAATCTTCCTAAAAAAGCTTTTGCCCTTACCAATATTGATGATAAGAATGGGCTAGTGATATTGCAGAATACAAAGGCAAGAAAGTATACCTATGCGCTAAAAACGTATGCCGATTATAAAGCTCAAATATTAGAGAATCAATTTAATGGACAGCTTTTAAAAATTGATGGTCATGAAGTATGGTCAAAATTAATAGGAGATTTTAATGCCTATAACATGTTGGCAATTTATGGTACGGCACACCTTTTAGGTTTGGAGCAACTTGAAATATTACGGCTTTTGAGTGAATTAGAGAATGTTGATGGTAGATTTCAATACTTTATTTCTAAAGAAAGAATTACGGCAATTGTAGATTATGCGCATACGCCAGACGCACTTAAAAATGTGCTTGATACTATTAATAAATTGAGAACAGGAAATGAAAACGTAATCACTGTTGTAGGGTGTGGTGGCGATAGGGATAGGTCTAAGCGTCCGGTTATGGGGCGTATTGCTTCAGAAATGAGTACTACAGTGGTTTTTACTTCTGATAATCCAAGAACAGAAAAGCCAGAAGATATACTAAAAGAGATAGAGGCAGGGGTAGAAGCTCAAAATGTTAGAAAAACATTGACTATTGAAAATAGAGAGCAAGCAATAAAAACCGCTTGTCAATTGGCTAATTCCAATGATATTATTTTAATCGCAGGAAAAGGTCATGAAACCTATCAAGAGATTAACGGTGTGAGAGCTCATTTTGATGATTACGAAATGGTTCAAAGTTTATTGAAGAACTTAAATAAATAA
- a CDS encoding penicillin-binding protein: protein MAVTDKKILTRLYVVAVFLLLFAVAVVVKLFSIQLVDGDKYRQLAEDRTERVFTITPNRGNLYSADGSLLATSVSRFNIRFDAVTVKDKDFKENIKPLCQSLSKLLGKPAAHYEQIFRKAKANKNRYALVVRNLDYSDYIQVKKFPLFEKGPNRGGIVVEQNTVREHPLGKIAERSVGYERFDKNGYATRVGLEGAFTEYLSGIKGSRLKQKIAKNQWKPIGMDNIVEPKDGYDVYSTIDVNIQDIAHHALLAQLEKYKADHGCVIVMETKTGEIKAISNLGKTEGDKYYERLNYAIGESHEPGSTFKLMSMVVALEDNVIDTSTVIDTEKGLFKVYNKTVRDSKWGGYGKISAAKAFEVSSNTAFAKIIYNNYKDNPEKYVNRLMNMGLNRKLDLPIKGEGAPVIRYPGDKGWSGISLAWMSHGYEVSLTPLQTLTFYNAIANDGEMVKPRLLKEVKEWDKSIFKFDKEVINPSICSQETIGKVKEMLKNVVEKKYGTGHSLYSPNFSMAGKTGTAQKNYVAKDPDKLQYISSFAGYFPADNPKYSCIVVIHEPDRKVGIYGADVAGPVFKSVAQKIYTTSPLVDEVDGLEISDPGLEKKYEQYYAEASKKYSKVPNVEGMSGMDAIAILENLGLKVRVTGYGKVKKQSAKGVNISAAGVIVLELS from the coding sequence ATGGCGGTTACAGATAAAAAAATATTAACAAGACTATATGTAGTAGCGGTATTTCTGCTGCTATTCGCTGTTGCAGTGGTTGTAAAGCTTTTTAGTATTCAGTTGGTAGATGGGGATAAGTACCGTCAATTGGCTGAAGATCGTACGGAAAGGGTTTTTACGATTACTCCTAACCGTGGAAATTTATATTCTGCAGACGGTAGTTTATTAGCGACCTCTGTTTCTCGTTTTAATATTCGTTTTGATGCGGTAACCGTAAAGGATAAGGATTTTAAAGAAAATATTAAACCCTTATGCCAGTCCTTATCAAAATTATTAGGTAAGCCTGCAGCACATTACGAGCAGATTTTTCGCAAAGCAAAAGCAAATAAAAATAGGTACGCATTAGTGGTTAGGAACCTAGATTATTCAGATTATATACAGGTTAAGAAATTTCCGTTATTTGAAAAAGGACCTAACCGTGGTGGTATTGTTGTAGAACAAAATACGGTTCGCGAGCATCCTTTAGGTAAGATAGCGGAGCGGAGCGTAGGGTATGAAAGATTTGATAAAAATGGCTATGCGACTCGTGTTGGTTTAGAAGGCGCTTTTACAGAATATTTAAGTGGAATCAAAGGAAGTCGTCTTAAGCAGAAAATAGCAAAAAACCAATGGAAACCTATTGGGATGGATAACATTGTAGAACCAAAAGATGGGTATGATGTATATTCTACTATAGATGTAAATATACAAGATATTGCCCACCATGCTTTATTGGCGCAATTAGAAAAGTATAAGGCAGATCATGGTTGTGTGATTGTTATGGAAACCAAGACAGGTGAGATAAAAGCAATTTCAAACCTAGGGAAAACAGAGGGTGATAAATATTACGAACGTTTAAATTATGCTATAGGAGAGTCACATGAACCTGGGTCTACATTTAAATTAATGTCCATGGTAGTGGCGCTTGAGGATAATGTTATAGATACCAGTACAGTTATTGATACGGAAAAAGGCTTATTTAAAGTGTACAATAAAACAGTAAGAGATTCTAAATGGGGTGGTTATGGGAAAATTTCTGCAGCTAAAGCTTTTGAGGTTTCTTCAAATACCGCTTTCGCTAAGATCATTTATAATAACTATAAGGATAACCCAGAAAAATATGTCAATCGCTTAATGAATATGGGGCTGAATAGAAAGCTTGATCTTCCTATTAAAGGAGAAGGGGCTCCTGTAATTCGCTATCCAGGTGATAAAGGTTGGTCTGGTATTTCTTTGGCATGGATGTCTCATGGGTATGAAGTTTCGCTGACGCCTTTGCAAACGCTTACATTTTATAATGCGATTGCAAATGATGGGGAAATGGTTAAACCGCGACTTTTAAAAGAGGTAAAAGAGTGGGATAAAAGTATTTTTAAGTTTGATAAAGAAGTAATAAATCCATCTATCTGTTCGCAAGAAACGATAGGAAAGGTAAAAGAAATGTTGAAGAATGTGGTAGAGAAAAAGTATGGTACAGGCCACAGCTTGTATTCGCCAAACTTTTCTATGGCCGGTAAGACAGGAACAGCACAGAAGAATTATGTAGCTAAAGATCCTGATAAATTACAATATATCTCTTCTTTTGCAGGCTATTTTCCTGCGGACAACCCTAAGTATTCTTGTATCGTAGTGATTCATGAGCCAGATAGAAAAGTAGGTATTTACGGGGCAGATGTTGCCGGTCCAGTATTTAAATCTGTCGCTCAAAAAATATATACCACTTCTCCTTTAGTAGATGAGGTAGATGGTTTAGAAATTAGTGATCCTGGTTTGGAGAAAAAGTACGAGCAGTATTATGCTGAAGCGTCAAAAAAATATAGCAAAGTGCCAAATGTAGAAGGTATGAGTGGCATGGATGCTATTGCAATTTTAGAAAATTTAGGATTAAAAGTTAGAGTTACCGGATACGGTAAAGTAAAAAAACAGTCTGCAAAAGGCGTAAATATTAGCGCAGCAGGAGTAATTGTATTGGAATTATCATGA
- the yihA gene encoding ribosome biogenesis GTP-binding protein YihA/YsxC, with protein sequence MKVKSAEFVMSNSNVTNCPKEAIPEYAFIGRSNVGKSSLINMLTDKKSLAKTSGRPGKTQLINHFKINDSWYLVDLPGYGYARVSKRDKKTFQRYITDYFRERKQLVSAFVLVDIRHEPQKVDLEFLEWMGENQIPFSIVFTKADKLKPNVIQKNVQTYIDHLLESMWVEAPNYFITSASKNIGQDEVLDYIDLMNENFKKDNWADFI encoded by the coding sequence ATGAAAGTAAAGTCTGCCGAGTTTGTAATGAGCAATTCCAATGTGACCAACTGTCCTAAAGAAGCTATTCCTGAATATGCTTTTATAGGAAGGTCTAACGTAGGAAAATCTTCATTAATAAACATGCTAACCGACAAAAAGAGCTTAGCAAAAACATCAGGTAGGCCTGGAAAAACACAGCTAATCAATCATTTTAAAATCAATGATAGTTGGTACCTGGTAGATTTGCCTGGGTATGGGTATGCAAGAGTATCCAAAAGAGATAAAAAAACATTCCAGAGATATATTACTGATTATTTTAGAGAACGCAAGCAATTAGTTTCTGCTTTTGTGCTCGTAGACATTCGCCATGAACCACAAAAAGTAGATCTAGAATTTTTAGAATGGATGGGTGAAAACCAGATTCCGTTTTCCATTGTTTTCACAAAGGCGGATAAATTGAAACCAAACGTAATTCAGAAAAACGTTCAAACCTATATTGACCATTTACTAGAAAGCATGTGGGTAGAGGCGCCAAATTACTTTATTACTTCTGCTTCAAAAAATATTGGACAGGATGAAGTTCTTGATTATATAGATCTTATGAATGAAAATTTCAAAAAAGACAACTGGGCAGATTTCATCTAA
- the nadE gene encoding NAD(+) synthase: protein MQTEKVISHIVDWLKDYATKANMKGFVIGISGGIDSAITSTLCAKTGLDLLCLEMPIHQAENQVGRASRHISWLQENFNTVHRKEINLTPVFDSLVAAMPTVENEEERFMSLANTRARLRMTSLYYFAALEAYLVAGTGNKVEDFGVGFYTKYGDGGVDLSPIADLLKTEVWEIARALGVNEEIINAAPTDGLWGDDRTDEDQIGASYPELEWAMEMIEKGKTVDDFTGRKKEVITIYKRFNTANKHKMLPIPVCKIPNALK, encoded by the coding sequence ATGCAAACGGAAAAAGTAATAAGTCACATCGTAGATTGGTTAAAAGATTATGCAACAAAGGCTAATATGAAAGGATTTGTCATAGGAATATCTGGCGGAATAGACTCCGCTATAACATCTACCTTATGTGCAAAAACAGGGCTAGACTTACTTTGTTTAGAAATGCCTATTCACCAAGCTGAAAATCAAGTAGGAAGAGCATCACGTCATATATCATGGTTACAAGAGAATTTTAATACTGTACATAGAAAAGAAATAAACCTTACTCCTGTATTTGATAGTTTAGTTGCCGCGATGCCAACTGTTGAAAATGAAGAAGAGCGGTTTATGTCTTTAGCAAATACGCGCGCCAGACTTAGAATGACCAGTTTATACTATTTTGCGGCCTTAGAAGCATATTTGGTTGCAGGCACTGGAAATAAGGTGGAAGACTTCGGTGTAGGATTTTACACCAAGTACGGAGATGGCGGAGTAGATTTGAGTCCGATTGCTGATTTGCTAAAAACAGAAGTTTGGGAAATTGCCAGAGCTTTAGGAGTAAACGAAGAAATAATCAACGCAGCCCCTACTGACGGCTTGTGGGGTGATGACCGTACGGACGAAGATCAAATTGGAGCATCATACCCTGAGTTAGAATGGGCTATGGAAATGATAGAAAAAGGTAAAACTGTAGATGATTTTACTGGTAGAAAAAAAGAGGTTATTACCATCTATAAGAGATTTAATACTGCAAACAAGCACAAAATGCTCCCCATCCCAGTTTGTAAGATTCCAAATGCATTAAAATAA
- a CDS encoding GTPase, whose protein sequence is MEKVSVEKLIFVYNANSGTHNAVLDTAHKIFSPSTYECSLCDITFGIFTENKVWRKFRAQSTTPMEFLHRDEFLKMYSSKFGKKYTFPIVLAETDEDFEVVVTTEKMNSLKNVESLMSEVLATLN, encoded by the coding sequence ATGGAAAAGGTAAGTGTAGAAAAGTTGATTTTTGTTTATAATGCAAATTCAGGAACACACAATGCGGTATTAGATACAGCGCACAAAATTTTTAGTCCAAGTACCTATGAATGTAGCTTGTGTGATATCACCTTTGGTATTTTTACAGAAAACAAGGTTTGGAGAAAATTTAGAGCACAATCAACTACGCCAATGGAGTTTCTTCACAGAGATGAGTTTTTGAAGATGTACAGTTCTAAATTTGGCAAAAAATATACATTTCCAATTGTTCTTGCAGAGACCGATGAGGATTTTGAAGTGGTTGTGACCACTGAGAAAATGAATTCACTGAAAAACGTTGAAAGTTTAATGAGTGAAGTTTTGGCTACTTTAAATTAA
- a CDS encoding FtsL-like putative cell division protein produces MRKGLLDILKGKFLVSGDAPKNWIFIIFTSFLAAVMIASSHGADSKVHQIAALNEEVKELRSEFIDGQTDVQKLKLESEILKTVREDGLYPSETPPYKIRVKSAE; encoded by the coding sequence ATGAGAAAGGGCTTGTTAGATATCTTAAAAGGAAAGTTTTTAGTGAGTGGGGACGCTCCTAAAAATTGGATTTTTATCATTTTCACTTCTTTTTTAGCAGCAGTGATGATTGCTAGTTCTCATGGTGCGGATAGTAAGGTGCATCAAATAGCAGCTTTGAATGAAGAGGTAAAAGAATTGCGAAGTGAGTTTATTGATGGGCAAACAGATGTTCAGAAATTAAAGCTTGAATCGGAAATATTAAAAACAGTGCGTGAAGATGGGTTGTATCCTTCGGAAACGCCACCATATAAAATAAGAGTTAAATCGGCTGAATAA
- the rsmH gene encoding 16S rRNA (cytosine(1402)-N(4))-methyltransferase RsmH, whose translation MNYHNPVLLKESIDGLNIKSDGIYVDVTFGGGGHSKEILSRLGEKGKLYAFDQDEDALKNAIDDERFVLIHENFRFIGQFLKFYGVKKVDGILGDFGVSSHQFDVAERGFSTRFDADLDMRMSKRNAVSAFEVVNNYTYDDLRRVLFQYGDLRNANAIATAIVANREEAPIKTTDQLKSGLKQFLPARVEHKILAQIYQAIRIEVNQEIEVIKEFLLQVPDLLNEEGRLSVISYHSLEDRLVKNFFRSGKFEGEPDKDFYGNMNLPLKKIGGLTVPSKKEVASNNRARSAKLRIAAKAKAKK comes from the coding sequence ATGAATTATCATAATCCAGTTTTATTAAAGGAGTCTATTGATGGGCTAAATATTAAAAGTGACGGCATTTACGTGGATGTTACTTTTGGTGGTGGAGGTCACTCAAAAGAAATTTTGAGCCGTTTGGGTGAGAAAGGAAAGTTGTATGCTTTTGATCAAGATGAAGATGCGCTTAAGAATGCTATTGATGATGAACGGTTTGTGTTAATTCATGAAAATTTCAGATTCATTGGACAGTTTTTGAAGTTTTACGGTGTGAAAAAAGTAGACGGAATCTTAGGCGATTTCGGAGTGTCATCGCACCAATTTGATGTTGCAGAACGTGGGTTTTCTACTCGTTTTGATGCTGATCTGGATATGCGAATGAGTAAGCGAAATGCAGTTTCTGCTTTTGAGGTGGTAAACAACTATACGTATGATGATCTGCGTAGAGTCTTATTTCAATATGGTGATTTAAGAAATGCAAATGCCATAGCAACTGCAATTGTTGCAAACAGAGAAGAAGCGCCAATAAAGACTACAGATCAGTTAAAATCTGGATTAAAGCAGTTTTTGCCAGCACGTGTTGAGCATAAAATATTGGCTCAAATTTATCAAGCGATTCGTATCGAGGTGAATCAGGAGATTGAGGTAATTAAAGAGTTTTTGTTGCAAGTACCAGATTTGTTGAACGAAGAAGGTAGGTTGAGTGTTATTAGCTATCATTCTTTGGAAGATAGATTGGTAAAGAACTTTTTTAGATCTGGAAAATTTGAAGGGGAGCCGGATAAGGATTTTTATGGAAACATGAATCTACCACTTAAAAAAATAGGGGGATTAACAGTTCCTTCAAAAAAAGAGGTTGCTAGCAATAATAGAGCGCGTAGTGCAAAATTAAGAATAGCGGCAAAAGCAAAAGCAAAAAAATAG
- a CDS encoding alpha/beta fold hydrolase, translated as MEEELITEGKYKYIEVGEGTPIIVLHGLMGGLSNFEGVLNYFPDKGYKILVPELPIYEKPLLKTTVKSFAKFVDEFIKHKGLKDVILLGNSLGGHIGLLHTKLYPKNVKALIITGSSGLYESAMGDGYPRRGDYEFIKKKAQDVFYDPAVATPEIVDEVFATVNDRIKLVKTLAIAKSAIRHNMAKDLPKMTTPTCIIWGRNDNVTPPDVAVDFHKLLPDSDLFWIDKCGHAAMMEHPDEFNTLLEAWLKARKF; from the coding sequence ATGGAAGAAGAGTTAATCACGGAAGGCAAATACAAGTATATTGAAGTAGGCGAAGGCACTCCAATAATCGTTTTACATGGGTTAATGGGTGGTTTAAGTAATTTTGAGGGAGTTCTGAATTATTTCCCAGATAAAGGATACAAAATTTTAGTGCCAGAATTACCGATATACGAGAAACCCCTTTTAAAAACTACAGTTAAAAGTTTCGCTAAATTTGTTGATGAGTTTATAAAACACAAAGGACTAAAAGATGTTATTCTTTTAGGAAATTCTTTGGGTGGGCATATTGGTTTATTACACACAAAATTATACCCAAAAAACGTAAAAGCCTTAATCATAACAGGAAGCTCTGGATTGTATGAAAGTGCAATGGGAGATGGCTACCCAAGAAGAGGTGATTATGAATTTATAAAGAAAAAAGCCCAAGATGTTTTTTATGATCCTGCGGTTGCTACGCCAGAAATTGTCGATGAAGTTTTTGCGACTGTTAATGACCGAATAAAGCTTGTAAAAACCTTGGCTATTGCAAAAAGTGCAATACGCCACAATATGGCAAAAGATTTACCTAAAATGACAACACCTACGTGTATTATTTGGGGTAGAAATGACAATGTTACACCTCCTGATGTAGCTGTTGATTTTCATAAATTATTACCTGATTCAGATTTATTCTGGATTGACAAGTGTGGCCATGCAGCAATGATGGAACACCCTGATGAATTTAATACCCTATTAGAAGCTTGGCTAAAAGCCCGAAAATTCTAA
- the gldC gene encoding gliding motility protein GldC, translating into MAELHTSEITLRVGLDENRVPETLNWSAQDGGIENEEVKAMLLSVWDSKNQESLKIDLWTKDMPVDEMKTFFHQTLVSLSDTFMKATQDEKMTATMKDFCDYFAEKLELKK; encoded by the coding sequence ATGGCAGAATTACATACATCAGAAATAACTTTACGCGTAGGTTTAGATGAAAACAGGGTGCCTGAAACGCTTAATTGGTCTGCTCAAGATGGCGGTATTGAAAATGAAGAAGTAAAGGCAATGTTATTATCTGTTTGGGATAGTAAAAATCAAGAGTCGCTTAAAATAGATTTATGGACAAAAGATATGCCTGTAGATGAAATGAAAACATTTTTTCATCAAACCTTAGTTTCTTTGTCTGATACTTTTATGAAAGCTACTCAGGATGAGAAAATGACGGCAACCATGAAAGATTTTTGCGACTATTTTGCAGAAAAATTAGAGCTTAAAAAATAA